One genomic window of Centropristis striata isolate RG_2023a ecotype Rhode Island chromosome 20, C.striata_1.0, whole genome shotgun sequence includes the following:
- the LOC131993627 gene encoding indoleamine 2,3-dioxygenase 2-like: METNSRETLQADFDAFDISEELGFLLEEPLTNLPDYYRVWMDLANNLTHLIESHKLRDLVHKMPVLSPDLLSSHRELRLAHLALGFISMGYVWQEGQHAPAKILPKALAWPYWLVSRRLGLPPILTYADSVLANWKLRDPTGDMEIGNMDLIFSFPGGESCRGFFMVSLLVEMAASSGITGALEVMHAMKISDLIGIQEGLVKVNQSLKKMKETFKLMHNHVNPTAFHGTLRIFVSGWRDNPMLPKGLLYEGVSNEPILLSGGSAAQSSSIQCFDALLCIQHEDETGAFLTRMRDYMPPAHRQLIETLSVCPSLRDFILTHSSSDLCQSYKSCVSALVDLRSYHLTTVTKYIIVPGNHARAQGCPLRGVGTALNSKGTGGTSLMGFLKSVRNTTQKALILERPSESRETER; encoded by the exons ATGGAGACTAATAGCAGAGAAACACTGCAGGCAGACTTTGATGCATTTGATATTTCTGAGGAGCTCGGATTTCTTCTTGAAGAGCCACTA ACTAACCTTCCAGACTATTATCGGGTGTGGATGGACCTGGCAAATAATCTCACACATCTGATAGAGTCACATAAACTACGGGATCTGGTTCACAAG ATGCCGGTGTTGAGTCCTGATCTCTTGAGCAGCCATCGGGAGCTCAGGCTGGCTCACCTAGCGCTGGGATTCATCAGCATGGGATATGTATGGCAGGAAGGACAACATGCACCTGCTAag ATTCTTCCAAAAGCCCTGGCCTGGCCATACTGGCTGGTTTCTCGTAGGCTCGGCCTTCCACCCATCCTGACTTATGCAGATTCAGTTTTGGCCAACTGGAAATTAAGGGATCCCACTGG ggaTATGGAAATTGG GAACATGGACTTGATATTTTCCTTCCCTGGCGGTGAGAGTTGCAGGGGATTTTTCATGGTGTCATTGCTGGTCGAGATGGCTGCCAGTTCAGGCATAACG GGGGCTCTGGAGGTGATGCACGCTATGAAAATCTCGGACCTCATCGGCATACAGGAAGGTCTTGTCAAAGTGAATCAGTCTTTGAAGAAGATGAAGGAAACTTTCAAGCTCATGCACA ATCATGTGAATCCAACGGCATTTCATGGAACGTTGAGAATTTTTGTCTCAGG GTGGCGAGACAACCCCATGCTTCCAAAGGGGTTGTTGTATGAAGGTGTGAGCAATGAGCCAATTTTGTTATCAGGTGGAAGTGCAGCCCAGAGTTCATCCATTCAGTGCTTTGATGCTTTGCTGTGCATCCAGCATGAGGACGAGACAG GCGCCTTCCTGACACGCATGAGGGATTACATGCCTCCTGCCCACCGCCAGCTGATAGaaactctgtctgtctgtccatctctgCGAGACTTCATCCTGACCCACTCCAGCTCTGATCTATGCCAGTCTTACAAGTCCTGTGTGTCAGCGCTGGTGGATTTACGGAGCTACCACCTCACTACTGTCACCAAGTACATCATTGTGCCCGGTAATCACGCCCGCGCACAGGGCTGCCCGCTGAGAGGTGTGGGCACTGCGCTGAACAGCAAAGGGACCGGTGGAACAAGTCTCATGGGCTTCCTCAAAAGTGTTCGTAACACTACTCAAAAAGCACTGATTTTAGAGAGGCCATCTGAGTCCAGAGAAACTGAAAGATGA